One Cucurbita pepo subsp. pepo cultivar mu-cu-16 chromosome LG11, ASM280686v2, whole genome shotgun sequence DNA window includes the following coding sequences:
- the LOC111805946 gene encoding serpin-ZX-like isoform X2, with the protein MDIKEAIRNHGDVAMAITKRILQHDKAKASNVVISPLSIYVLLSLVAAGSKGPSLDQLLSFLKSNSIDNLNAFASHIIDKVFADASSGGGPRLAFANGVWIDQSLSLKPSFQQVVDKYYKAMLSQVNFQQANKVISEVNSWVEKNTNGLIKEILPPGSVDSFTRLILANALYFKGAWEKKFDASKTVKRDFYLVDGSSVEAPFMTDKEDQYVAVFDGFKVLALPYSQGSDPRRFSMYFFLPDSKDGLGSLIEKLDSEAGFIDRHIPRRKHELGRFMIPKFKISFGIEVSDVLKKLGLVLPFYEGGLLEMVEPPMARNLSVSKIFHKAFIEVNEEGTEAAASSAAVIRFMSAPIGLIEFVANHPFLYLIREDKSGTLLFIGQVLNPLQD; encoded by the exons ATGGACATCAAAGAAGCAATCAGAAACCATGGCGACGTCGCCATGGCCATCACCAAGCGCATTCTCCAACACGACAAAGCCAAGGCTTCCAACGTTGTCATCTCGCCCTTGTCGATCTACGTGCTTCTCAGCCTTGTCGCTGCCGGCTCCAAGGGCCCCTCGCTGGATCAACTTCTGTCCTTCCTCAAATCAAACTCCATCGACAACCTCAACGCCTTCGCTTCTCATATCATAGACAAGGTCTTCGCCGATGCCTCCTCCGGCGGCGGACCTCGCCTCGCATTTGCCAATGGCGTTTGGATCGATCAATCACTTTCTCTCAAGCCTTCTTTCCAACAGGTTGTGGACAAATATTACAAGGCCATGCTCAGTCAAGTCAATTTCCAACAG GCTAATAAAGTGATCTCGGAAGTGAACTCATGGGTTGAAAAAAACACTAATGGGCTTATCAAAGAGATTCTTCCCCCTGGATCAGTGGACAGTTTCACTAGGCTCATCCTTGCCAACGCACTCTACTTCAAAGGGGCATGGGAGAAGAAATTTGATGCTTCGAAAACAGTGAAGCGTGATTTCTACCTTGTTGATGGGAGCTCAGTTGAAGCGCCCTTTATGACCGACAAGGAGGACCAATATGTAGCTGTGTTCGATGGATTTAAGGTTCTTGCATTGCCGTACAGTCAAGGTTCTGACCCACGTCGTTTTTCTATGTACTTCTTTCTCCCAGATAGCAAGGATGGACTGGGAAGTTTGATTGAAAAGTTAGATTCTGAGGCTGGGTTCATCGACCGCCACATTCCACGTAGAAAACATGAGCTGGGGAGATTTATGATTCCAAAGTTTAAAATTTCCTTTGGGATTGAAGTTTCCGATGTCTTAAAGAAGCTAGGATTGGTGCTGCCTTTCTATGAAGGAGGGTTGCTAGAAATGGTGGAGCCCCCAATGGCTCGAAACCTTAGTGTTTCTAAAATATTCCACAAGGCGTTTATTGAGGTTAATGAAGAAGGCACCGAAGCTGCAGCTTCTTCAGCTGCTGTTATACGATTTATGAGCGCGCCTATAGGTTTGATAGAGTTCGTTGCCAATCACCCGTTCTTATACTTGATTAGGGAAGATAAGTCAGGAACTTTACTTTTTATTGGGCAGGTGTTAAACCCTCTTCAAGATTGA
- the LOC111805947 gene encoding dof zinc finger protein DOF3.4-like, with translation MPSESANRSSRPQHSMAFPPPPQSDPLPCPRCDSLNTKFCYYNNYNLSQPRHFCKSCRRYWTHGGTLRDVPVGGGSRKNSKRSRYHNINNTNTSSSASASVSSTSVSSSTSASSSSASLLPAPTLNNDINVVDVNLNDTMPAPGSFTSLLSSQASGFLALGGYASASGSGHAPATFDDMGFALGRGLWGTTTCTYPEVGDLVGSYSAAVAPETSSYNTWQMNAGDGGNSGVVDGDLLGWPDLAISMQGKSLK, from the coding sequence ATGCCGTCGGAATCAGCCAACAGAAGCAGTAGGCCCCAACACAGCATGGCCTTCCCTCCCCCTCCCCAATCCGACCCTCTCCCCTGCCCTCGCTGCGACTCCCTCAACACCAAGTTCTGTTACTACAACAACTACAACCTCTCCCAGCCCCGCCACTTCTGCAAGTCCTGCCGCCGCTACTGGACCCACGGTGGCACTCTCCGCGACGTCCCCGTCGGAGGCGGCTCCCGCAAGAACTCCAAGCGCTCTCGCTATCACAACATCAACAACACCAACACTTCCTCCTCTGCCTCTGCCTCTGTCTCCTCCACCTCTGTTTCATCTTCCACCTCtgcttcctcctcctctgcTTCTCTTCTCCCTGCTCCCACCCTCAACAATGACATCAATGTCGTTGATGTCAATCTCAACGACACCATGCCCGCCCCTGGCTCCTTCACCTCTTTGCTCAGCTCCCAAGCCTCCGGATTCCTCGCTCTTGGCGGATACGCCTCCGCCTCCGGGTCGGGTCATGCCCCTGCAACTTTCGACGATATGGGGTTCGCTCTTGGCAGGGGATTGTGGGGTACTACGACTTGCACTTACCCTGAAGTGGGGGATCTCGTCGGAAGCTACTCCGCCGCTGTGGCTCCGGAGACGTCTTCTTACAACACGTGGCAAATGAATGCCGGCGACGGCGGAAACAGCGGAGTTGTCGACGGTGATTTGCTGGGTTGGCCAGACCTTGCCATTTCCATGCAAGGCAAGAGCTTGAAGTAA
- the LOC111805946 gene encoding serpin-ZX-like isoform X1 — translation MDIKEAIRNHGDVAMAITKRILQHDKAKASNVVISPLSIYVLLSLVAAGSKGPSLDQLLSFLKSNSIDNLNAFASHIIDKVFADASSGGGPRLAFANGVWIDQSLSLKPSFQQVVDKYYKAMLSQVNFQQANKVISEVNSWVEKNTNGLIKEILPPGSVDSFTRLILANALYFKGAWEKKFDASKTVKRDFYLVDGSSVEAPFMTDKEDQYVAVFDGFKVLALPYSQGSDPRRFSMYFFLPDSKDGLGSLIEKLDSEAGFIDRHIPRRKHELGRFMIPKFKISFGIEVSDVLKKLGLVLPFYEGGLLEMVEPPMARNLSVSKIFHKAFIEVNEEGTEAAASSAVTIRRVSMPINIIDFIADRPFLYLIREDKSGTLLFIGQVLNPLVD, via the exons ATGGACATCAAAGAAGCAATCAGAAACCATGGCGACGTCGCCATGGCCATCACCAAGCGCATTCTCCAACACGACAAAGCCAAGGCTTCCAACGTTGTCATCTCGCCCTTGTCGATCTACGTGCTTCTCAGCCTTGTCGCTGCCGGCTCCAAGGGCCCCTCGCTGGATCAACTTCTGTCCTTCCTCAAATCAAACTCCATCGACAACCTCAACGCCTTCGCTTCTCATATCATAGACAAGGTCTTCGCCGATGCCTCCTCCGGCGGCGGACCTCGCCTCGCATTTGCCAATGGCGTTTGGATCGATCAATCACTTTCTCTCAAGCCTTCTTTCCAACAGGTTGTGGACAAATATTACAAGGCCATGCTCAGTCAAGTCAATTTCCAACAG GCTAATAAAGTGATCTCGGAAGTGAACTCATGGGTTGAAAAAAACACTAATGGGCTTATCAAAGAGATTCTTCCCCCTGGATCAGTGGACAGTTTCACTAGGCTCATCCTTGCCAACGCACTCTACTTCAAAGGGGCATGGGAGAAGAAATTTGATGCTTCGAAAACAGTGAAGCGTGATTTCTACCTTGTTGATGGGAGCTCAGTTGAAGCGCCCTTTATGACCGACAAGGAGGACCAATATGTAGCTGTGTTCGATGGATTTAAGGTTCTTGCATTGCCGTACAGTCAAGGTTCTGACCCACGTCGTTTTTCTATGTACTTCTTTCTCCCAGATAGCAAGGATGGACTGGGAAGTTTGATTGAAAAGTTAGATTCTGAGGCTGGGTTCATCGACCGCCACATTCCACGTAGAAAACATGAGCTGGGGAGATTTATGATTCCAAAGTTTAAAATTTCCTTTGGGATTGAAGTTTCCGATGTCTTAAAGAAGCTAGGATTGGTGCTGCCTTTCTATGAAGGAGGGTTGCTAGAAATGGTGGAGCCCCCAATGGCTCGAAACCTTAGTGTTTCTAAAATATTCCACAAGGCGTTTATTGAGGTTAATGAAGAAG GCACAGAAGCTGCAGCTTCTTCAGCTGTTACTATAAGAAGAGTAAGCATGCCTATAAATATAATAGACTTCATTGCCGACCGCCCGTTCTTGTATTTGATCAGGGAAGACAAATCAGGAACTTTGCTTTTCATTGGGCAGGTGTTAAACCCTCTCGTCGATTGA
- the LOC111805946 gene encoding serpin-ZX-like isoform X3 has product MDIKEAIRNHGDVAMAITKRILQHDEAKASNVVISPLSIYVLLSLVAAGSKGPPLDQLLSFLKSNSIHNLNAFASHIIDKVFADASSCGGPCLAFANGVWIDQSLSLKPSFQQVVDKYYKAMLSQVNFKQADEVISEVNSWVERNTYGLIKEILSPGSVCSSTQLILANALYFKAAWQQAFDASKTVKRDFYLVDGSSVEAPFMSGKKDQYVAVFDGFKVLALPYSQGPDPRRFSMYFFLPDSKDGLGSLIEKLDSEPGFIDRHIPRQKRELWGFMIPKFKISFGIEVSNVLKKLGLVLPFTEGGLLGMVESPMAQNLRVSKIFHRAFIEVNEEGTEAAASSAVTIRRVSMPINIIDFIADRPFLYLIREDKSGTLLFIGQVLNPLVD; this is encoded by the exons ATGGACATCAAAGAAGCAATCAGAAACCATGGCGACGTCGCCATGGCCATCACCAAGCGCATTCTCCAACACGACGAAGCCAAGGCTTCCAACGTTGTCATCTCGCCCTTGTCAATCTACGTGCTTCTCAGCCTTGTCGCTGCTGGTTCCAAGGGCCCCCCGCTGGATCAACTTCTGTCCTTCCTCAAATCAAACTCCATCCACAACCTCAACGCCTTCGCTTCTCATATCATAGACAAGGTCTTCGCCGATGCCTCTTCCTGCGGCGGACCTTGCCTTGCATTTGCCAATGGCGTTTGGATCGATCAATCACTTTCTCTCAAGCCTTCTTTCCAACAGGTTGTCGACAAATATTACAAGGCTATGCTCAGTCAAGTCAATTTCAAACAG GCTGACGAAGTGATCTCGGAAGTGAACTCATGGGTTGAAAGAAACACGTATGGACTTATCAAAGAGATTCTTTCCCCTGGATCAGTGTGTAGTTCCACTCAGCTCATCCTTGCGAATGCACTCTACTTCAAAGCGGCATGGCAGCAGGCATTTGATGCTTCGAAAACAGTGAAGCGTGATTTCTACCTTGTTGATGGGAGCTCAGTTGAAGCGCCCTTTATGTCCGGCAAGAAGGACCAATATGTAGCTGTGTTCGATGGGTTTAAGGTTCTTGCATTGCCGTACAGTCAAGGTCCTGACCCGCGTCGTTTTTCTATGTACTTCTTTCTCCCAGATAGCAAGGATGGACTGGGAAGTTTGATTGAAAAGTTAGATTCTGAGCCTGGGTTCATCGACCGCCATATTCCACGTCAAAAACGTGAGCTGTGGGGATTTATGATTCCAAAGTTTAAAATTTCCTTTGGGATTGAAGTTTCCAATGTTTTAAAGAAGTTAGGATTGGTGTTACCATTTACCGAAGGAGGGTTGTTAGGAATGGTGGAGTCCCCAATGGCTCAAAACCTTCGTGTTTCTAAAATATTCCACAGGGCGTTTATTGAGGTTAATGAAGAAGGCACAGAAGCTGCAGCTTCTTCAGCTGTTACTATAAGAAGAGTAAGCATGCCTATAAATATAATAGACTTCATTGCCGACCGCCCGTTCTTGTATTTGATCAGGGAAGACAAATCAGGAACTTTGCTTTTCATTGGGCAGGTGTTAAACCCTCTCGTCGATTGA